The window AACTGTCAAAGTGCTTTGGAGCTCATCTTCTATTGCCAATTCCTCCAAAAGCTCATCAGCTAAAGCTTCCATCTTCTCAATGTAGAAAACTTGACCATCAATTGTAGGCTTCCTCATCACTTTGTTGATGTCAAAAGACAAGGCTTCCTTGCCCAAGATCAATTGAATCTTCCCACCTTTCACATCAATCATTGTTCCTGCAGTTCTAGAAATGGTCTCCCCAAGATGAGTGAATCTTCTGGTTCTTCATCTATTTCAAGCACACCAAAGTCAGTTGGGATCACAAAATGGCCAATCATCACTGGTAAGTCTTCAAGCACTCCAACTGGTGTTCTAACTGACCTATCAGCAAGAACAATGGTGATCATACACTTCTTGTAGTGAGTGAAACCTAGTCTTTTGGCAACTGATAGAGGCATCAAGCTCACACTAGAACCCAGATCACATAAACAATGGCTAAAAGATAAAGGTCCCAATGTGCAAGGGAGAGTGAAGCTAccaggatcttcaagcttttttGCTACtacattgttttgaataatagtaCTGCACTCATGAGTTAAGATAACCATTCCTTGTagagctttcttcttttccaaaactGCATCCTTGAGGAACTTGTTGTATGATGGGTTCAGCAAGAATGCATCTATGATAGGCATTGTAATAGCAACATCTTTCATTTGTGCATCAAACATAGCTCTATACTTGTCCACTTGTTGCTTCTTAAACCTACCAGGAAATGGCAATCTTGGTTCATATGGTGGAGGCACAAATAGAGTTTCTTTGGCAACACCTTTACTTTTCTTGAAAACTTCATCAATGGTCTTATCttgctttttttaaaaaaacttctttgaacttcttttgatgaacTCCCATTCTCATTAGACTATGCTTTagcattcctttttttttatgaaacttttctaggagacatcagctagacttttcttttcctttttcctcttaagagacttagagctttTAACGAgacataacctttttttttaattttttttaatctctcttatTTCCAAACCTTTACCCAAATCGaaattctaaccacctatttctttcaaaaccagtcctaATAGCTAGCTATAAATattccaaacctagctaaaacaagagccagttctttgtcattaAATGAAGGGTATGAAAAGATTCTTGACTCTCACAAGCCTTCTAGTGATGATGGAAGCTTCCTTGAGTTAAAGAGCAAATGGTGTGTTCAGTTGAAGTAGACTCAAATGAAGATTGGAGTGAGCTTAAGGCACCCAAGATTGAACTTAAACCACTCCCTAAGGGGCTAAGGTATGCATTTTTAGGTAAaaactctacttatcctgtcattATCAATGAAGAACTTAGTAAACAAGAAACTGTTATTCACTTGATGATATTAAAGGAATTCCTGGAactctttgcatgcatagaattcatttagatgatgaatcaatgacttccATTGAACCACAAAGAAGGTTAAACCCTAACTTAAGAGATATGGTGAGGAAAGAGATTCTTAAACTCCTGGATGCTGGTATCATATATCCTATATCAGATAGTACATGGGTTTCACATGTACATGTGGTGCCAAAGAAAGGACGAGTTACAGTTGTTAAGAATGATAAAGATGAGTTGATTACTACTA is drawn from Camelina sativa cultivar DH55 chromosome 8, Cs, whole genome shotgun sequence and contains these coding sequences:
- the LOC104709515 gene encoding uncharacterized protein LOC104709515; amino-acid sequence: MFDAQMKDVAITMPIIDAFLLNPSYNKFLKDAVLEKKKALQGMVILTHECSTIIQNNVVAKKLEDPGSFTLPCTLGPLSFSHCLCDLGSSVSLMPLSVAKRLGFTHYKKCMITIVLADRSVRTPVGVLEDLPVMIGHFVIPTDFGVLEIDEEPEDSLILGRPFLELQEQ